The Halomicronema hongdechloris C2206 genome includes a window with the following:
- a CDS encoding alpha/beta fold hydrolase codes for MFPEFLPPAVHQLSEATSIEMAQQMQRQDVITPLSPDPIATAYVCQGAGEPPLLLLHGFDSSLLEFRRLLPRLAARTQVWAIDLLGFGFSDRIVSPRFDPAAIQQHLHSAWQQLIGRPVILVAASMGGAAALEFALAYPDCVEQLVLIDSAGLSAGPAIDKVMVPPLDGWATAFLQNAWVRHRISLRAYCDRTLVTPDADCCTSLHVAMPGWKQALIAFTKSGGYRSLQAKLPQITCPTLILWGEQDRILGTKDATRFQQAIPHSQLVWIADCGHVPHLERPEATASAILQHLPMSPRAEQWGRTEENRKESTRLAQSDEPDRES; via the coding sequence ATGTTTCCCGAGTTTCTGCCCCCGGCGGTCCATCAGCTCAGCGAGGCCACCTCCATTGAGATGGCCCAGCAGATGCAGCGGCAGGATGTGATTACGCCCCTGAGCCCTGACCCCATCGCCACTGCCTATGTCTGTCAGGGGGCTGGGGAACCCCCTCTACTGTTGCTGCATGGTTTCGATAGCTCTCTGCTAGAGTTTCGACGGTTACTGCCGCGGCTGGCGGCCCGCACCCAAGTTTGGGCCATTGACCTGCTGGGGTTTGGCTTTAGCGATCGCATCGTCAGCCCCCGCTTCGATCCAGCGGCGATCCAGCAGCATCTCCATAGCGCTTGGCAGCAGTTGATCGGACGCCCAGTAATCTTGGTGGCAGCTTCTATGGGCGGGGCTGCCGCCCTCGAGTTCGCCCTGGCCTATCCCGACTGTGTCGAGCAGCTGGTGTTAATCGATAGCGCTGGCTTATCGGCGGGGCCGGCCATAGATAAGGTGATGGTACCGCCCCTGGATGGTTGGGCCACCGCCTTTTTGCAGAATGCCTGGGTGCGTCACCGCATCAGTCTGCGGGCCTATTGCGATCGCACCTTAGTCACTCCCGATGCCGATTGCTGCACCTCACTGCATGTGGCCATGCCAGGTTGGAAACAGGCCCTAATCGCCTTCACCAAAAGCGGTGGCTACCGTTCCCTGCAGGCCAAACTCCCACAGATAACTTGCCCCACCTTGATCCTCTGGGGAGAGCAAGACCGCATCCTAGGCACCAAAGATGCTACCCGCTTCCAACAGGCTATTCCCCACAGCCAACTGGTGTGGATTGCCGACTGTGGCCATGTGCCCCATCTGGAACGACCAGAGGCTACGGCCTCTGCCATCCTACAGCATCTACCGATGTCTCCCCGGGCGGAGCAGTGGGGCCGAACCGAGGAAAACAGAAAGGAGTCGACGAGGCTCGCCCAGAGCGATGAACCCGACCGGGAGAGCTGA
- a CDS encoding IctB family putative bicarbonate transporter, which yields MANWITFDGVALDQWRQVSILHRWLGPWRRWRQSSRLLPWADWIGLGIALLLYGLAPYVSTPLLGVLMLAAGALWALLTLSDEAGGGLTPIHVLVMLFWGVMALATALSPVKLAALQGLIKLTLNLGLFLLLARVLRRPRARNWLILIYLLTALAVSVYGLRQWIFGAEALATWVDPTSSLADTTRIYSYLGNPNLLAGYLVPAVCFSGAAIFVWPRWLPKLLALVMTGVTTVCLVLTLSRGGWIGFVAAGFVLLLLVVQYWSIWFSPRWRRWAIPALLGSLTAVLIIAVLGVDTLQQRVMSIFAGREDSSNNFRLNVWAAVVDMIRDYPILGIGPGNDAFNQIYPLYQRPRFTALSAYSVFLEITVEAGLVGLASFLWLVAITWRQGWQRLQWLRQQQAAQGYWLMAALAGQGGMLAHGLVDTVWYRPQVSTLWWLMMALVASYYQPQSAQTPSQETAS from the coding sequence ATGGCCAACTGGATTACCTTCGATGGCGTTGCCCTCGATCAATGGCGTCAGGTCAGCATTCTCCATCGCTGGCTGGGCCCCTGGCGGCGCTGGCGCCAGAGTAGCCGGCTCCTGCCCTGGGCCGATTGGATCGGCTTAGGGATTGCCCTGTTGCTCTACGGCCTGGCCCCCTATGTGTCCACCCCCCTGCTAGGGGTGCTGATGCTAGCGGCCGGTGCCCTGTGGGCCCTCTTGACCCTCAGCGACGAGGCTGGTGGAGGGCTGACTCCGATCCATGTCTTGGTGATGCTATTTTGGGGAGTTATGGCCCTGGCCACGGCCCTGTCGCCAGTGAAACTGGCCGCCTTGCAGGGATTGATCAAGCTCACCCTCAACTTAGGGCTATTTCTACTGCTGGCTCGGGTGTTGCGGCGGCCCCGGGCCCGCAATTGGCTGATTTTGATCTATCTACTGACAGCGCTGGCGGTCTCGGTCTACGGGTTGCGGCAGTGGATCTTCGGAGCCGAGGCCTTGGCCACCTGGGTGGATCCCACTTCCTCTCTGGCTGACACCACCCGTATCTATAGCTACCTAGGCAATCCCAACCTGCTAGCCGGGTATCTGGTGCCCGCCGTCTGCTTCAGTGGCGCCGCCATCTTCGTCTGGCCCCGTTGGTTGCCCAAGCTCCTGGCTCTGGTCATGACCGGCGTGACGACGGTCTGCCTGGTGCTAACCCTGAGCCGCGGCGGCTGGATCGGCTTCGTGGCGGCGGGGTTTGTGCTATTGCTGTTGGTCGTGCAGTACTGGAGCATCTGGTTTTCTCCCCGTTGGCGGCGCTGGGCCATTCCAGCACTGCTGGGCAGTCTCACCGCTGTGCTGATCATCGCGGTCCTGGGGGTAGATACCCTGCAACAGCGGGTCATGAGCATCTTTGCCGGTCGTGAGGATAGTAGCAACAACTTTCGTCTCAATGTCTGGGCCGCCGTCGTCGATATGATTCGCGATTACCCGATTCTGGGCATCGGCCCCGGCAACGATGCCTTCAACCAGATCTATCCCCTCTATCAACGGCCCCGCTTCACCGCCCTCAGTGCCTATTCTGTCTTCTTAGAAATTACCGTGGAGGCCGGCCTAGTAGGCCTGGCCAGTTTTCTCTGGTTGGTAGCCATCACCTGGCGTCAGGGCTGGCAACGGTTGCAGTGGTTGCGACAGCAGCAAGCGGCCCAGGGCTACTGGTTGATGGCGGCCCTAGCGGGTCAGGGTGGCATGTTGGCCCACGGGCTGGTGGACACCGTCTGGTATCGGCCCCAGGTGAGCACCCTGTGGTGGCTGATGATGGCTCTGGTGGCCAGCTATTACCAACCTCAATCGGCTCAGACACCGAGCCAAGAAACCGCATCCTAG